A portion of the Cydia strobilella chromosome 5, ilCydStro3.1, whole genome shotgun sequence genome contains these proteins:
- the LOC134741796 gene encoding uncharacterized protein LOC134741796 yields MAGENTVFFATAKVLIRDSSGVFRPVRVLLDGASACNLMSKSCADMLGFETSGQHTVFGIGNSPCQTFGSLSCEIKPMGNKPSSLSTKLEAFVLSPVCADQPPQPVDSSGWSHTKNLSLADPEFARPAPVDLLLNAQVFVSSLLPGIRRGEPGQPTLLKTIYGWVVMGECDGSQLTTSALVSYRNNNKHCFFVSSPSQILSLDDSIKKFWELENVSSPTKPFVSEEDQRCEDYFRTNYYRNKEGRFVVPLPFVDPANKPTFLNSREIAFKRFTSLERKLNSNPEFKRAYVEFMADYESRGHLEEVEPPSTSEGHFYYIPHHGILRDSVTTPLRVVFDASAKDANEVSLNATLLAGPKLQTNIFDLLTRFRWHAVVFTGDVKQMYRQILVSEKDAEFQRILWRPSAVGPVRDYRLKTVTYGVSAAPFQALRTMAQLASDSAAEYPGGSTVLARDIYVDDVVTGADSVEQARLLQLELTNILSSGGFHLRKWTSNSSEFLESLPSSDLYSEDFKNFEEMTDISLKILGLLWQPQSDSFRFRVASTPNGRCTKRTILSEIARIFDPLGFLSPVTFLAKYLMQLLWVSGVSWDGDVPESISLEWQEFKTQLSSLSAVAVPRRLFGKFDVLHLHGFCDASERGFCAVIYCRTVAGEGDVDVQLVCAKSKVAPLRKLSVPRLELLAAVLLSDLMASVVEALKPFHLVDRIIAWSDSSVTLTWIKSCPSRWKTFVANRVSHIQDVIPPDSWHHVRTTDNPADCGSRGLLPQDLVNQTCWWNGPGWLRDPSESWPKSALAPDRDVLQEEQKITVLVVSNDNAFIDNLLEKFSSLRTIQRVLAYCRRFANNAKNQKATAKLLRGPLTPLEVKQSLMLLVRSVQQRSFAQEIEKIANNHSNSLPKAFRKLSPFTDDAGLLRVGGRLSRASLDFDVKHPLLLPRDNRLTFLLVDDYHRRFMHPGIQTLHNLLSQHFWIMCPKRAIYAVVSKCMKCFRVRPLGAPAPFMGDLPSYRISQLKAFSSAAVDFGGPFDIALGRGRGNKTYKGYICVFVCTATKAIHTELVTELSSDAFLAALRRFVARRGRCSRLVSDQGKNFVGANNILQRLVKDAAAHHTIAFEFNPPGSPHFSGLAEAGIKAVKTHLARVVGNQRLTYEEFSTVLTQVEALLNSRPLTPLSTDPNDLSALTPGHFLTTEPLSVVPEENLSDVRVSPLQRWKLLQKMHQDFWNKWSKEYMHTLQQRMKWHDRQPNIQVGALVLVVNEQTSPMKWPLGRITDTHPGSDGICRVVTVRTATGLYKRPVVKLCPLPA; encoded by the coding sequence ATGGCGGGAGAGAATACAGTCTTCTTCGCTACTGCCAAGGTGTTAATTCGGGACAGTTCTGGTGTCTTCCGCCCAGTGCGTGTGCTTTTGGATGGTGCTAGTGCATGCAATCTTATGTCAAAATCCTGTGCAGACATGCTAGGGTTTGAAACTTCTGGCCAACACACCGTGTTTGGCATTGGCAATTCGCCCTGTCAAACATTTGGCTCACTTTCATGTGAAATCAAGCCAATGGGGAATAAACCCTCTTCGCTGAGTACTAAACTCGAAGCTTTCGTTTTGTCGCCGGTGTGTGCCGACCAACCTCCACAACCTGTCGATTCGTCGGGGTGGTCGCACACCAAGAATTTATCGCTGGCTGATCCTGAGTTTGCCCGTCCGGCGCCGGTGGACTTGTTGCTTAATGCACAGGTCTTCGTTTCGTCGTTGTTGCCCGGTATACGGCGCGGGGAGCCTGGACAGCCTACTCTGTTGAAAACCATCTATGGATGGGTCGTTATGGGTGAGTGTGACGGGAGTCAGCTCACAACAAGCGCTCTCGTATCTTATCgcaacaataataaacattgttttttcgTGTCGAGTCCTTCGCAGATCTTGTCGCTCGATGACTCCATCAAGAAATTTTGGGAGTTAGAAAACGTTAGTTCTCCGACCAAACCTTTCGTCTCGGAGGAGGACCAACGCTGCGAGGACTACTTTCGTACAAACTATTATCGCAATAAGGAAGGCCGGTTCGTAGTTCCGTTACCATTTGTCGATCCCGCGAACAAACCTACCTTCCTCAATTCACGCGAAATCGCTTTCAAGCGGTTCACGTCGTTGGAACGCAAATTGAATTCCAACCCCGAGTTCAAAAGGGCGTATGTGGAATTTATGGCTGACTATGAGTCTCGCGGTCACTTGGAGGAAGTGGAACCTCCTTCCACAAGTGAAGGCCACTTCTATTACATACCTCACCATGGAATTCTGCGTGACTCCGTCACCACTCCTCTTCGCGTGGTTTTCGACGCAAGCGCTAAGGACGCTAACGAGGTGTCCTTGAACGCTACTCTTCTCGCTGGGCCCAAGCTTCAGACCAACATCTTCGACCTGCTCACACGCTTCCGCTGGCATGCTGTTGTCTTCACAGGTGACGTGAAACAGATGTACAGGCAGATCCTGGTCTCTGAAAAGGACGCAGAATTCCAGCGCATTTTGTGGCGGCCCTCTGCTGTCGGTCCTGTGCGCGACTACCGTCTCAAAACGGTAACCTACGGGGTTTCTGCTGCGCCATTCCAAGCGCTTCGTACAATGGCTCAACTGGCCAGTGATTCTGCAGCCGAATACCCAGGTGGTTCAACTGTTCTCGCTCGTGACATCTACGTCGACGACGTCGTCACCGGAGCGGACTCTGTCGAGCAGGCGCGTTTACTCCAGCTGGAACTTACAAACATATTGTCGTCGGGGGGTTTCCATCTGAGGAAGTGGACCTCTAATAGTAGTGAGTTCCTGGAGAGTCTTCCGTCTTCTGACCTGTACTCggaagattttaaaaatttcgAAGAAATGACTGACATTTCTCTAAAGATATTGGGCTTGCTATGGCAACCACAATCTGATTCCTTTCGCTTTCGTGTAGCATCTACTCCTAACGGTCGATGCACAAAACGCACCATTCTGTCGGAGATAGCTAGAATCTTCGATCCATTGGGTTTCCTCTCGCCTGTAACATTTCTCGCCAAGTATCTGATGCAGTTACTTTGGGTCTCGGGCGTTTCCTGGGATGGAGATGTCCCGGAAAGCATCAGTCTGGAATGGCAGGAATTTAAAACTCAACTCTCTTCGCTGAGTGCTGTAGCTGTGCCTCGCCGTTTGTTCGGGAAATTCGACGTGCTACATCTCCACGGATTTTGCGACGCGTCAGAACGCGGTTTCTGTGCCGTAATCTATTGCCGTACAGTAGCTGGGGAGGGTGACGTCGACGTCCAGCTGGTGTGTGCTAAGTCCAAGGTCGCGCCGTTACGTAAATTGTCCGTGCCGCGACTTGAATTGCTCGCAGCGGTTCTACTGTCGGACTTGATGGCTTCGGTCGTGGAGGCTTTGAAGCCTTTCCACTTGGTAGATAGAATCATCGCATGGTCGGACTCAAGTGTGACGTTAACCTGGATCAAGTCGTGTCCGTCCAGGTGGAAAACGTTTGTGGCCAACCGTGTGAGTCACATCCAAGACGTCATTCCTCCCGACTCCTGGCATCATGTTAGAACCACTGACAATCCAGCCGATTGCGGATCTCGAGGCTTGCTTCCCCAAGACTTGGTCAACCAAACGTGCTGGTGGAACGGACCTGGTTGGCTCCGGGACCCTTCCGAAAGCTGGCCCAAGTCAGCACTAGCGCCTGATAGGGATGTTCTTCAAGAAGAACAAAAGATTACGGTCCTTGTAGTGTCCAATGACAACGCCTTCATTGACAATTTATTGGAGAAGTTCTCGTCGTTAAGAACGATTCAACGTGTCTTAGCGTATTGTCGCCGCTTCGCGAACAACGCGAAGAACCAAAAGGCGACCGCGAAGTTGTTACGCGGACCTTTGACACCTCTCGAAGTAAAGCAGTCACTGATGCTTCTTGTGCGCTCCGTGCAACAGCGCAGCTTCGCTCAGGAAATCGAAAAGATTGCGAACAACCATTCGAACTCTCTTCCAAAAGCGTTCCGGAAACTGTCCCCATTCACGGATGACGCGGGTCTCTTAAGGGTGGGCGGTCGCCTGTCGCGAGCTTCTCTCGACTTCGACGTGAAGCATCCGTTGCTTCTACCTCGCGACAATCGTCTGACCTTCCTTCTTGTCGACGACTATCATAGGCGGTTCATGCATCCAGGCATCCAAACGCTTCATAACTTGTTGTCACAACACTTCTGGATCATGTGTCCAAAACGGGCAATCTACGCAGTggtatcaaaatgtatgaagtgcTTTCGGGTGCGGCCACTGGGTGCCCCTGCGCCGTTCATGGGCGACCTGCCGTCCTATCGAATATCCCAACTTAAGGCTTTCTCGAGCGCAGCGGTCGATTTTGGCGGGCCTTTCGACATCGCTCTCGGGCGCGGACGCGGTAACAAGACGTACAAGGGCTATATTTGTGTCTTTGTCTGTACCGCAACAAAGGCCATTCACACCGAGCTTGTCACCGAGTTGTCCTCGGATGCTTTTCTCGCCGCACTTCGGCGTTTCGTCGCTCGTCGTGGTCGGTGCAGCCGGTTAGTGTCTGACCAAGGAAAAAATTTTGTCGGTGCGAACAACATCTTGCAACGTCTAGTGAAGGATGCTGCCGCACACCATACAATTGCCTTCGAATTCAACCCGCCAGGTAGCCCACATTTCTCAGGACTCGCTGAAGCTGGAATTAAGGCCGTGAAAACACATTTGGCGCGTGTCGTCGGGAACCAAAGGCTGACGTATGAGGAATTTTCGACGGTTTTAACCCAAGTTGAGGCTTTGCTCAACTCGAGGCCACTCACTCCTCTCAGCACTGACCCCAACGACCTGTCGGCTTTGACTCCGGGTCATTTCCTCACCACGGAACCCCTGTCGGTCGTACCTGAGGAAAACCTGTCAGACGTTCGGGTTAGCCCTCTCCAACGCTGGAAGCTGCTTCAGAAGATGCACCAGGACTTCTGGAACAAATGGTCGAAGGAGTACATGCATACTCTCCAGCAGCGGATGAAGTGGCACGACAGACAGCCCAACATCCAAGTTGGCGCACTCGTGCTCGTTGtgaacgagcagacgagcccaATGAAGTGGCCCCTGGGTCGCATCACCGATACACACCCCGGATCTGACGGGATATGTCGTGTGGTTACTGTGCGCACGGCCACAGGGTTGTACAAACGGCCTGTGGTCAAGCTGTGCCCACTGCCTGCGTAG
- the LOC134741568 gene encoding probable glutamine--tRNA ligase isoform X2, whose protein sequence is MSPEETIEKFKLLGLSEQKAKETLKNVNVTKFLLAGLNEVNVENLPAGAGMLIYHLATKIKPQIANQLPFVCKYIESGKLDSTLRVDAALEYLLSHVGEASIDNAAFEKVCGVGVVVTPEQVEQAVEKHMVKYKMELIQKRYRFNSGIVMQAVRADLPWADGKAIKNEVDIQILDLLGPKTEADLAPAAKPEKKAKVSEPGKQVKDGKAAKPEKSEAAGDSVGAVSIHDLMKKLPFHAPGENYKSDGYVVTPDTKRLLQEHLKITGGKVRTRFPPEPNGILHIGHAKAININFGYAAAHDGVCFLRYDDTNPEKEEEKFFVGIKDMVEWLGYKPYKITHSSDNFDQLYEWAVQLIKKDLAYVCHQKSEEIKGFNPPPSPYRNRPIEESLQLFEDMKNGKIDEGEATLRMKITLEEGKQDPVAYRIKFKPHHRTGSKWCIYPTYDYTHCLCDSIEHITHSLCTKEFQSRRSSYYWLCNALGIYCPVQWEYGRLNVNYTVVSKRKIAKLIDEGIVNDWDDPRLYTLTALRRRGVPAAAINGFCAGLGVTGALGAVDPAVLDAAVRDALNVAAPRVMVVLEPLKITITNFPSDKPVSVSVPDFPNEPEKGSHKVVFNRVIYIEATDFKEQPEKGYRRLTPAQSVGLRHAGYVVKVSKVIHDATGKAAEVECTAEPAESADKPKAFVHWVSDPVTVEVRLYEPLFKHKNPEDPSEVPGGFLSDCRSDTLRVMKALADGSIRGAKVYDKFQFERIGFFSVDPDTNADNVVFNRTVSLKEDTGK, encoded by the exons ATGTCGCCGGAAGAAACTATAGAAAAGTTTAAGCTTTTAGGTCTAAGTGAACAAAAGGCCAAAGAAACGTTGAAAAATGTAAACGTTACAAAGTTTTTACTCGCCGGTCTTAATGAG GTAAACGTAGAAAATTTGCCAGCAGGAGCAGGCATGTTAATCTACCACCTGGCTACTAAAATTAAGCCTCAAATTGCAAACCAGCTGCCGTTCgtatgtaaatatattgaaaGTGGGAAACTCGATTCGACGTTACGGGTGGACGCTGCTCTGGAATATCTTCTTAGTCATGTTGGTGAGGCTAGCATTGATAATGCCGCATTTGAAAAAGTCTGTGGGGTAGGAGTGGTGGTTACCCCGGAGCAAGTGGAGCAGGCTGTAGAGAAACATATGGTCAaatataaaatggaactaattCAGAAAAGATATCGATTCAATTCTGGCATTGTGATGCAAGCCGTGAGAGCTGACTTGCCGTGGGCTGACGGTAAAGCTATTAAGAATGAAGTTGATATTCAG ATTTTAGATTTACTTGGACCTAAAACTGAAGCTGATTTGGCGCCTGCCGCTAAACCAGAGAAGAAAGCCAAAGTGTCTGAGCCAGGAAAGCAGGTCAAAGATGGTAAAG CTGCCAAACCAGAAAAATCTGAAGCTGCTGGAGATTCTGTTGGGGCAGTTTCCATCCATGACCTCATGAAAAAGCTTCCCTTTCATGCGCCCGGCGAAAACTACAAGTCCGATGGCTATGTTGTGACTCCAGATACGAAAAGACTACTTCAAGAGCATCTTAAAATTACTGGGGGGAAAGTTAGAACTAGGTTCCCCCCGGAGCCTAATGGGATTCTCCATATTGGTCATGCTAAGGCTATTAATATCAATTTTGGGTATGCTGCAGCTCATGATGGCGTATGTTTCTTAAGGTATGACGATACCAATCCGGAAAAAGAGGAGGAAAAATTCTTTGTAGGAATCAAGGATATGGTTGAGTGGCTTG GTTACAAGCCATATAAAATCACCCATTCATCAGACAACTTTGACCAGCTGTACGAGTGGGCAGTGCAGTTGATCAAGAAGGATTTGGCATATGTGTGCCACCAGAAGTCCGAAGAGATCAAAGGCTTCAACCCTCCGCCTTCGCCGTACAGGAATAGGCCCATTGAAGAGAGTTTACAACTATTTGAG GACATGAAAAATGGCAAAATCGACGAGGGCGAAGCTACACTGAGAATGAAGATCACCCTAGAGGAGGGCAAACAGGACCCCGTGGCGTACAGAATAAAGTTCAAGCCGCACCACCGCACCGGCAGCAAGTGGTGCATTTACCCCACCTACGATTACACCCACTGCCTTTGCGACAGTATTGAGCACATCACACATTCACTTTGCACTAAAGAGTTCCAGTCTCGGAG ATCATCGTACTACTGGCTGTGCAACGCGCTGGGCATCTACTGCCCCGTGCAGTGGGAGTACGGGCGGCTCAACGTCAACTACACCGTCGTGTCCAAGCGGAAGATAGCCAAGCTTATCGACGAAGGGATTGTTAATG ACTGGGACGACCCGCGCCTGTACACGCTGACGGCGCTGCGGCGGCGCGGCGTGCCGGCGGCGGCCATCAACGGCTTCTGCGCCGGCCTCGGCGTCAccggcgcgctcggcgccgtcgaccccGCCGTGCTCGACGCCGCCGTCCGCGACGCGCTCAACGTGGCCGCGCCCAG AGTGATGGTCGTATTGGAGCCGCTGAAGATAACCATCACCAACTTCCCCAGCGACAAGCCCGTCTCCGTGTCGGTGCCGGACTTTCCGAACGAGCCCGAGAAGGGCTCCCACAAGGTCGTGTTCAACCGGGTCATATACATCGAGGCCACGGACTTTAAGGAGCAGCCCGAGAAGGGGTACCGCCGCCTCACGCCCGCGCAGTCTGTGGGCCTGAGACACGCCGGATACGTTGTTAAG GTATCGAAGGTGATCCACGACGCGACCGGCAAGGCGGCCGAGGTGGAGTGCACGGCCGAGCCGGCCGAGTCCGCCGACAAGCCGAAGGCCTTCGTCCACTGGGTGTCCGACCCCGTCACCGTTGAAGTGAGGCTGTACGAACCACT GTTCAAACACAAGAACCCGGAGGACCCGAGTGAGGTGCCCGGCGGGTTCCTGTCGGACTGCCGCTCGGACACGCTCAGGGTTATGAAGGCGCTCGCTGACGGCTCCATCCGCGGTGCCAAAGTCTACGACAAGTTCCAGTTCGAGAGGATCGGCTTCTTCTCCGTCGACCCCGACACTAACGCTGACAAT GTCGTGTTCAACAGGACTGTTTCTCTCAAGGAAGACACtggaaaataa
- the LOC134741568 gene encoding probable glutamine--tRNA ligase isoform X1, whose translation MSPEETIEKFKLLGLSEQKAKETLKNVNVTKFLLAGLNEVNVENLPAGAGMLIYHLATKIKPQIANQLPFVCKYIESGKLDSTLRVDAALEYLLSHVGEASIDNAAFEKVCGVGVVVTPEQVEQAVEKHMVKYKMELIQKRYRFNSGIVMQAVRADLPWADGKAIKNEVDIQILDLLGPKTEADLAPAAKPEKKAKVSEPGKQVKDGKAAAKPEKSEAAGDSVGAVSIHDLMKKLPFHAPGENYKSDGYVVTPDTKRLLQEHLKITGGKVRTRFPPEPNGILHIGHAKAININFGYAAAHDGVCFLRYDDTNPEKEEEKFFVGIKDMVEWLGYKPYKITHSSDNFDQLYEWAVQLIKKDLAYVCHQKSEEIKGFNPPPSPYRNRPIEESLQLFEDMKNGKIDEGEATLRMKITLEEGKQDPVAYRIKFKPHHRTGSKWCIYPTYDYTHCLCDSIEHITHSLCTKEFQSRRSSYYWLCNALGIYCPVQWEYGRLNVNYTVVSKRKIAKLIDEGIVNDWDDPRLYTLTALRRRGVPAAAINGFCAGLGVTGALGAVDPAVLDAAVRDALNVAAPRVMVVLEPLKITITNFPSDKPVSVSVPDFPNEPEKGSHKVVFNRVIYIEATDFKEQPEKGYRRLTPAQSVGLRHAGYVVKVSKVIHDATGKAAEVECTAEPAESADKPKAFVHWVSDPVTVEVRLYEPLFKHKNPEDPSEVPGGFLSDCRSDTLRVMKALADGSIRGAKVYDKFQFERIGFFSVDPDTNADNVVFNRTVSLKEDTGK comes from the exons ATGTCGCCGGAAGAAACTATAGAAAAGTTTAAGCTTTTAGGTCTAAGTGAACAAAAGGCCAAAGAAACGTTGAAAAATGTAAACGTTACAAAGTTTTTACTCGCCGGTCTTAATGAG GTAAACGTAGAAAATTTGCCAGCAGGAGCAGGCATGTTAATCTACCACCTGGCTACTAAAATTAAGCCTCAAATTGCAAACCAGCTGCCGTTCgtatgtaaatatattgaaaGTGGGAAACTCGATTCGACGTTACGGGTGGACGCTGCTCTGGAATATCTTCTTAGTCATGTTGGTGAGGCTAGCATTGATAATGCCGCATTTGAAAAAGTCTGTGGGGTAGGAGTGGTGGTTACCCCGGAGCAAGTGGAGCAGGCTGTAGAGAAACATATGGTCAaatataaaatggaactaattCAGAAAAGATATCGATTCAATTCTGGCATTGTGATGCAAGCCGTGAGAGCTGACTTGCCGTGGGCTGACGGTAAAGCTATTAAGAATGAAGTTGATATTCAG ATTTTAGATTTACTTGGACCTAAAACTGAAGCTGATTTGGCGCCTGCCGCTAAACCAGAGAAGAAAGCCAAAGTGTCTGAGCCAGGAAAGCAGGTCAAAGATGGTAAAG CAGCTGCCAAACCAGAAAAATCTGAAGCTGCTGGAGATTCTGTTGGGGCAGTTTCCATCCATGACCTCATGAAAAAGCTTCCCTTTCATGCGCCCGGCGAAAACTACAAGTCCGATGGCTATGTTGTGACTCCAGATACGAAAAGACTACTTCAAGAGCATCTTAAAATTACTGGGGGGAAAGTTAGAACTAGGTTCCCCCCGGAGCCTAATGGGATTCTCCATATTGGTCATGCTAAGGCTATTAATATCAATTTTGGGTATGCTGCAGCTCATGATGGCGTATGTTTCTTAAGGTATGACGATACCAATCCGGAAAAAGAGGAGGAAAAATTCTTTGTAGGAATCAAGGATATGGTTGAGTGGCTTG GTTACAAGCCATATAAAATCACCCATTCATCAGACAACTTTGACCAGCTGTACGAGTGGGCAGTGCAGTTGATCAAGAAGGATTTGGCATATGTGTGCCACCAGAAGTCCGAAGAGATCAAAGGCTTCAACCCTCCGCCTTCGCCGTACAGGAATAGGCCCATTGAAGAGAGTTTACAACTATTTGAG GACATGAAAAATGGCAAAATCGACGAGGGCGAAGCTACACTGAGAATGAAGATCACCCTAGAGGAGGGCAAACAGGACCCCGTGGCGTACAGAATAAAGTTCAAGCCGCACCACCGCACCGGCAGCAAGTGGTGCATTTACCCCACCTACGATTACACCCACTGCCTTTGCGACAGTATTGAGCACATCACACATTCACTTTGCACTAAAGAGTTCCAGTCTCGGAG ATCATCGTACTACTGGCTGTGCAACGCGCTGGGCATCTACTGCCCCGTGCAGTGGGAGTACGGGCGGCTCAACGTCAACTACACCGTCGTGTCCAAGCGGAAGATAGCCAAGCTTATCGACGAAGGGATTGTTAATG ACTGGGACGACCCGCGCCTGTACACGCTGACGGCGCTGCGGCGGCGCGGCGTGCCGGCGGCGGCCATCAACGGCTTCTGCGCCGGCCTCGGCGTCAccggcgcgctcggcgccgtcgaccccGCCGTGCTCGACGCCGCCGTCCGCGACGCGCTCAACGTGGCCGCGCCCAG AGTGATGGTCGTATTGGAGCCGCTGAAGATAACCATCACCAACTTCCCCAGCGACAAGCCCGTCTCCGTGTCGGTGCCGGACTTTCCGAACGAGCCCGAGAAGGGCTCCCACAAGGTCGTGTTCAACCGGGTCATATACATCGAGGCCACGGACTTTAAGGAGCAGCCCGAGAAGGGGTACCGCCGCCTCACGCCCGCGCAGTCTGTGGGCCTGAGACACGCCGGATACGTTGTTAAG GTATCGAAGGTGATCCACGACGCGACCGGCAAGGCGGCCGAGGTGGAGTGCACGGCCGAGCCGGCCGAGTCCGCCGACAAGCCGAAGGCCTTCGTCCACTGGGTGTCCGACCCCGTCACCGTTGAAGTGAGGCTGTACGAACCACT GTTCAAACACAAGAACCCGGAGGACCCGAGTGAGGTGCCCGGCGGGTTCCTGTCGGACTGCCGCTCGGACACGCTCAGGGTTATGAAGGCGCTCGCTGACGGCTCCATCCGCGGTGCCAAAGTCTACGACAAGTTCCAGTTCGAGAGGATCGGCTTCTTCTCCGTCGACCCCGACACTAACGCTGACAAT GTCGTGTTCAACAGGACTGTTTCTCTCAAGGAAGACACtggaaaataa
- the LOC134741797 gene encoding pancreatic triacylglycerol lipase-like — MVLGFPTLIGSNFDPTRRTAVIIHGWDSNALSPFNVALVPAILAAMDVNLIAVDWSAGAVTDDYNVLISHNVPLCGESVARFIAWLNLETGATFDQYHIIGFEIGSQMAGLVGRNLNGAIDIITDVGW, encoded by the exons ATGGTCCTCGGCTTCCCCACTCTGATTGGTTCTAATTTCGACCCGACCCGCCGCACCGCCGTCATCATTCACGGCTGGGACTCCAACGCCCTCTCCCCCTTCAACGTGGCTCTCGTCCCCG CGATCCTGGCGGCCATGGACGTGAACCTGATCGCCGTGGACTGGAGCGCCGGCGCTGTCACGGACGACTACAATGTACTCATCAGCCACAACGTGCCACTTTGCG GTGAAAGCGTCGCCCGTTTTATCGCCTGGCTGAACCTGGAGACCGGCGCGACTTTCGACCAGTACCACATCATTGGGTTTGAAATCGGCTCCCAGATGGCTGGACTCGTCGGCAGGAACCTCAACGGGGCGATTGATATCATTACTG atgttggctggtag